In Ruminococcaceae bacterium BL-4, one DNA window encodes the following:
- a CDS encoding protein of unknown function (Evidence 5 : Unknown function), with the protein MNEASNKCKIKITKGGTYLVSGNAPIAEKVIEPKGKTYEFKEKHIFSQLEHYAICR; encoded by the coding sequence GTGAATGAAGCAAGCAATAAATGCAAAATTAAAATTACAAAAGGCGGTACTTATCTTGTTTCAGGGAATGCGCCAATTGCTGAAAAAGTCATTGAACCTAAAGGCAAAACCTACGAGTTTAAAGAGAAACACATTTTTTCTCAATTGGAGCACTATGCTATTTGTCGCTGA
- the chrR gene encoding Quinone reductase — MNKKKIGIFVGSLRRDSYSRFIAKAAVSLSPEELEFRFIDIGNLPLYNQDFDDDGQPPESYEKFRNEVADLDGLLFVTPEYNRSVPAVLKNALDVASRPYGHNVWSGKPGGIISVSPGGLGAFGANHHLRQPMVFLNVLLLQQPEMYISKVASLLNKKGELVDESTRTYLKKFMEAFSEWVRVISESH, encoded by the coding sequence ATGAACAAGAAAAAGATTGGAATTTTTGTGGGAAGCCTTCGTAGAGATTCTTACAGTCGCTTTATTGCAAAGGCAGCTGTATCGCTTTCACCGGAGGAACTTGAATTTCGTTTCATTGATATTGGAAACCTTCCGCTGTACAATCAGGACTTTGATGATGATGGACAGCCACCCGAATCTTATGAGAAGTTTCGTAATGAAGTGGCAGATCTCGACGGGTTGCTTTTTGTAACCCCAGAATATAATCGCTCTGTTCCGGCCGTACTGAAAAATGCACTAGATGTTGCTTCCCGCCCATATGGGCATAACGTCTGGAGTGGAAAACCGGGTGGCATCATCAGCGTATCTCCAGGCGGCCTTGGAGCGTTTGGAGCTAATCACCATCTTCGTCAACCTATGGTATTTCTGAATGTTTTGCTTCTTCAGCAACCGGAAATGTATATCAGCAAAGTGGCTTCCCTTTTGAATAAAAAAGGAGAGCTTGTTGATGAATCCACCCGTACGTATTTGAAAAAATTTATGGAAGCTTTCTCTGAATGGGTAAGAGTTATCTCTGAGTCTCATTGA
- the dfx gene encoding Desulfoferrodoxin, with the protein MSIVDFYRCERCGNIVALIKKGGGTLTCCGQAMTKLVANSTDAAKEKHVPVVSKEDGKIHVVVGSMLHPMLPEHHIEWIALVSDDKVELKYLKPGEEPKAEFDEVKSGTVYAYCNLHGLWKTDLAFEENFVIQDEAACSAEFSEGCIIPE; encoded by the coding sequence ATGTCTATTGTTGATTTTTATCGTTGTGAGAGATGTGGAAATATTGTTGCTTTAATTAAAAAAGGTGGAGGAACGCTGACCTGCTGCGGTCAGGCCATGACAAAGCTTGTGGCCAACTCAACCGACGCAGCAAAGGAGAAGCATGTTCCGGTTGTTTCCAAAGAAGACGGTAAGATTCATGTCGTCGTTGGCTCTATGCTGCATCCTATGCTGCCGGAGCATCACATTGAATGGATTGCGCTTGTCTCTGATGACAAAGTAGAGCTGAAATATTTAAAACCGGGCGAAGAGCCAAAAGCAGAGTTTGATGAAGTGAAGTCGGGTACCGTCTATGCGTACTGCAATTTGCATGGCCTCTGGAAAACAGATCTGGCATTTGAAGAGAATTTCGTTATCCAGGATGAAGCAGCTTGCTCGGCAGAGTTTAGTGAAGGCTGCATTATTCCGGAATAA
- a CDS encoding protein of unknown function (Evidence 5 : Unknown function) — MGEKIIQGNTPEQNRFVSISDFKWCMSCGGEVEFDWAGQKYGVSHTQEKIIIYLYNQPDTTKYFDNADDALEYIVGEDKLRDVITHVTVIDRTI, encoded by the coding sequence ATGGGCGAAAAAATCATTCAAGGGAACACCCCGGAACAGAATCGCTTTGTCAGTATCAGTGATTTCAAATGGTGTATGAGTTGCGGCGGCGAAGTGGAATTTGATTGGGCTGGTCAAAAATATGGTGTTTCTCATACGCAAGAAAAGATCATTATCTATCTTTACAACCAGCCTGATACTACGAAATATTTTGACAACGCTGATGATGCCTTGGAATACATAGTCGGCGAAGACAAACTACGCGATGTGATTACGCATGTGACGGTAATTGACAGAACGATATAA
- a CDS encoding Ferritin: MLNQELVSLLNKQINMEWYSAYFYLDIYSYYTDQNLNGFGNWFYVQTQEERDHAMLFVKYLLNNNEKVVLQDVKAPDKIFKDFREPANAAFEHEKKVTASINSIYAVAYEQKDFRTMQFLDWFVKEQGEEEKNTEDVVKKYDLFGKDAKGLYLLDSELATRVYAPPTLVI; encoded by the coding sequence ATGCTGAATCAAGAATTGGTATCCCTATTGAATAAACAAATTAATATGGAATGGTATTCCGCGTACTTTTATTTGGATATTTACAGCTATTATACAGACCAGAACCTTAACGGCTTTGGCAATTGGTTTTACGTCCAGACTCAGGAAGAGCGCGACCATGCGATGTTGTTTGTAAAATATTTGTTGAATAACAATGAGAAGGTCGTTTTACAGGATGTAAAAGCACCGGATAAAATTTTTAAAGACTTCCGTGAACCGGCCAACGCTGCATTTGAGCATGAGAAAAAAGTTACGGCATCGATCAATAGCATTTATGCTGTTGCCTATGAGCAAAAGGACTTTCGCACGATGCAATTCCTTGACTGGTTTGTAAAGGAACAAGGCGAAGAGGAAAAAAACACTGAAGACGTTGTTAAAAAGTATGACCTATTTGGTAAAGATGCAAAAGGACTTTATCTGCTTGATTCCGAACTGGCCACGAGGGTTTATGCTCCTCCGACTCTGGTCATTTAA
- the rbr gene encoding Rubrerythrin-2, whose protein sequence is MAVKNAMTSDFLHSAYGGESMAHMRYLIWGDMAEKEGFPNVARLFKAISYAEQVHATNHFREIDGSTADATVTAGGVFGTGKTADNLQGAINGELHEVEQMYPVYLNAAEFQNETGAKRSFHGAWEAEKLHAELFQKALDAVKVGKDIELKAIYVCPICGNTILDEAPGKCPVCGAKKEMYHKF, encoded by the coding sequence ATGGCTGTTAAAAATGCAATGACTTCTGATTTTCTGCATTCCGCATATGGGGGCGAAAGCATGGCGCATATGCGTTATCTGATCTGGGGAGACATGGCGGAAAAAGAAGGATTTCCAAATGTGGCAAGGCTGTTCAAGGCGATCTCCTACGCCGAGCAGGTGCATGCAACCAATCATTTTCGTGAAATCGACGGCAGTACTGCAGATGCTACGGTAACTGCTGGCGGTGTTTTTGGCACAGGCAAAACAGCGGATAACCTGCAGGGGGCAATTAATGGCGAACTGCATGAAGTGGAACAGATGTATCCGGTCTATCTAAACGCGGCGGAATTTCAGAATGAGACTGGCGCAAAGCGTTCGTTTCACGGAGCATGGGAAGCAGAGAAGCTTCACGCAGAACTCTTTCAAAAGGCTTTGGATGCAGTGAAAGTTGGCAAGGATATTGAGTTGAAGGCAATCTATGTTTGTCCGATCTGCGGGAATACTATTCTGGACGAAGCTCCGGGAAAATGCCCTGTTTGTGGTGCAAAAAAGGAAATGTATCATAAGTTCTAA
- the opuD gene encoding glycine betaine transporter (Evidence 2a : Function from experimental evidences in other organisms; PubMedId : 14996799, 15849754, 16850406, 8752321, 9925583; Product type t : transporter) → MKKKINHYVTPVFWISMSIISIVVILGIVFPVKFQFVTKQIKKFISIYLGWHYLILVTSIVFFCLFLIFSPVSKIRLGDPDSKPEHSKLSWIAMLFSAGMGIGLVFWGAAEPLSHYAVSAPDGQTGSQKALKDAFQYTFFHWGIHAWAVYAVVALALAYFQFRKKEKTLISVTLKPLFGHKTDGFWGKILDSITVFATAIGVATTLGFGAIQINGGLKYLFGIPKNIYIQIIIVAVTTICFIMSALSGIGKGVKILSNINVILAIGLMSIAIIVGPSAKIINTFVETLGGYLQNFLSMSFSTGAFDAQQQIWIQKWTIFYWAWWISWSPFVGVFIARISKGRTIREFLTNVLFIPTIFSFLWFSAFGTLSTNAQSNGAQLTMLSTEEVLFGSFHYYSFGMLLSIIAIILVFTFFITSADSATFVLGMLSENGSLNPHKKIKIIWGILISTFAVVLLMSGGLDALQNILIIVALPFSIIILLIMISLGIELHHEKKEMGLYLKPDNYPSKEDPFKSYQD, encoded by the coding sequence TTGAAGAAAAAGATTAACCATTATGTAACACCTGTTTTTTGGATTTCAATGAGTATAATTTCCATTGTTGTAATACTGGGAATTGTTTTTCCAGTAAAATTTCAGTTTGTAACGAAGCAGATAAAAAAATTTATTAGTATTTATTTGGGTTGGCATTATTTGATTTTAGTGACCAGCATTGTATTTTTTTGTTTATTCCTAATTTTTAGTCCGGTAAGCAAAATCAGACTAGGAGATCCAGATTCCAAACCTGAGCACTCAAAACTTTCTTGGATTGCTATGTTGTTTTCAGCAGGTATGGGAATTGGCCTTGTTTTTTGGGGCGCGGCAGAGCCTTTATCTCATTACGCTGTCTCTGCTCCGGATGGACAAACTGGCTCACAAAAAGCTTTAAAAGATGCTTTTCAATATACTTTTTTCCATTGGGGAATTCATGCATGGGCAGTTTATGCCGTTGTAGCACTTGCACTAGCATATTTTCAATTTAGGAAAAAAGAAAAAACATTAATTTCAGTTACTCTGAAACCCCTCTTTGGACATAAAACAGATGGATTTTGGGGTAAAATATTAGACAGCATCACTGTTTTTGCTACTGCTATAGGTGTAGCTACAACCTTGGGATTTGGTGCTATACAGATTAATGGCGGTTTAAAATATTTATTTGGGATTCCTAAAAATATATATATTCAGATAATAATTGTTGCAGTTACAACAATTTGCTTTATTATGTCAGCTTTATCCGGTATAGGAAAAGGCGTAAAAATTTTATCAAATATAAATGTTATTTTGGCAATTGGACTAATGTCCATAGCAATCATAGTAGGACCTTCTGCAAAGATTATAAATACTTTTGTTGAAACATTAGGTGGCTACCTGCAAAACTTTTTAAGTATGAGTTTTAGTACTGGTGCCTTTGATGCTCAGCAGCAGATTTGGATACAGAAATGGACAATATTTTATTGGGCTTGGTGGATTTCTTGGTCTCCATTTGTGGGTGTATTTATTGCCCGCATTTCCAAAGGGCGGACAATACGTGAATTTTTGACAAATGTTTTGTTTATTCCCACTATATTTAGTTTTTTATGGTTTTCTGCATTTGGAACATTATCAACCAATGCTCAAAGCAATGGAGCACAGCTTACAATGCTGTCTACAGAGGAAGTATTATTTGGTTCTTTCCATTATTATTCATTTGGGATGCTGCTCTCAATTATTGCAATTATATTGGTTTTTACATTTTTTATTACCTCAGCGGATTCGGCAACATTTGTTCTTGGAATGCTATCTGAAAACGGTAGTCTAAACCCGCATAAAAAAATAAAGATCATATGGGGAATATTAATTTCTACATTTGCTGTTGTGTTATTAATGTCAGGTGGATTAGATGCTCTTCAGAATATTTTAATTATTGTTGCACTACCATTTTCTATCATTATTTTACTTATAATGATTTCTTTAGGAATTGAACTTCATCATGAGAAAAAAGAAATGGGATTGTACCTTAAACCAGACAATTATCCATCAAAAGAAGATCCTTTTAAATCTTATCAAGATTAA
- the gpo gene encoding Glutathione peroxidase: MSIYDFAVNNIKGDRVSLSDYKGKIALIVNTASKCGFTPQYDGLEKLYQKYKDRGFVILGFPSNQFLAQEPGNNQEISSFCRLNYGVTFPMFSKIDVRGGNADPLFKFLTKAAPFKGFELEKESGRKIQSVVKEHYPENLEGDEVKWNFTKFLIGQDGIVKGRYEPTVTPEELDPIIKSML, translated from the coding sequence ATGAGTATCTATGATTTTGCGGTGAACAATATCAAAGGGGATAGAGTATCACTCTCCGATTATAAAGGGAAGATCGCGCTGATCGTGAACACAGCCAGCAAATGCGGATTCACCCCTCAGTATGATGGGCTGGAAAAACTTTATCAGAAATATAAGGATCGTGGATTCGTGATTCTTGGCTTTCCATCCAATCAATTCCTTGCACAGGAGCCGGGAAACAATCAGGAAATTTCATCGTTTTGTAGACTGAATTACGGCGTTACTTTTCCAATGTTTTCAAAAATTGATGTGCGAGGGGGAAATGCCGATCCACTTTTCAAATTCCTCACCAAAGCTGCTCCCTTTAAAGGCTTTGAATTGGAGAAAGAAAGCGGACGGAAAATTCAAAGCGTAGTAAAGGAACATTATCCCGAGAATCTGGAAGGTGACGAGGTCAAATGGAATTTCACTAAATTTCTAATCGGACAAGACGGAATCGTAAAGGGAAGATATGAGCCGACGGTCACGCCGGAAGAGCTTGATCCGATCATTAAGAGTATGCTTTGA
- the rubA gene encoding Rubredoxin, translating into MKKYQCTVCGYVYDEEKGCPEQGIAPGTKWEDVSDDFICPECGAAKDAFELMQ; encoded by the coding sequence ATGAAGAAATATCAATGCACCGTCTGTGGATATGTGTATGATGAAGAAAAGGGCTGTCCGGAACAGGGAATTGCTCCGGGTACAAAATGGGAGGATGTCTCTGACGATTTCATTTGTCCGGAATGCGGAGCAGCCAAAGACGCCTTTGAACTGATGCAATAA
- a CDS encoding protein of unknown function (Evidence 5 : Unknown function), whose protein sequence is MEKAKIISSTIFSRNVNIAHFIHDDQIYGLTKGQALPTSMMGLKVDV, encoded by the coding sequence ATGGAGAAGGCGAAGATCATTTCATCCACAATATTTTCCCGCAATGTCAATATTGCGCATTTTATTCATGACGACCAGATTTATGGATTGACCAAAGGACAAGCATTGCCGACTTCCATGATGGGATTGAAAGTCGATGTTTAG
- a CDS encoding protein of unknown function (Evidence 5 : Unknown function), which translates to MPYPVEVKGQNNITGVPTEEMGTHLSMTNRTKRLISSQKCVLQKSAPPICEDVSIQKFTILR; encoded by the coding sequence TTGCCCTACCCCGTTGAGGTCAAAGGGCAAAACAATATTACTGGTGTGCCCACGGAGGAAATGGGTACTCACCTTTCTATGACAAATCGCACAAAAAGACTGATTTCAAGTCAAAAGTGTGTACTGCAAAAGTCGGCTCCTCCTATCTGTGAGGATGTAAGCATACAAAAGTTTACTATCCTTCGATGA
- a CDS encoding protein of unknown function (Evidence 5 : Unknown function): MGYKVTVIKKVDFLINKVIFKSICEGFAKWNKFQKQDI; this comes from the coding sequence TTGGGGTATAAAGTAACAGTTATTAAAAAAGTTGATTTTTTAATTAACAAAGTAATTTTTAAATCAATATGCGAAGGCTTTGCTAAATGGAATAAATTCCAGAAACAAGATATATAG
- a CDS encoding Shikimate kinase, whose product MKNVFLIGGTMGVGKTATCQIIKNKLNNCAFLDGDWCWDMHPFQVTDETKQMVVENICFLLNNFIKCSAYENIVFCWVMHEQSIIDDIISRLDTANCKTHLISLVCDKQALFSHLKKDIDAGIRTEDVIRRSMDRIPLYENLSTHKVDVSKINAEQAANIIIQSC is encoded by the coding sequence ATGAAAAATGTATTTTTAATTGGCGGAACAATGGGAGTGGGAAAAACCGCTACCTGCCAAATTATCAAAAACAAACTGAATAATTGCGCTTTTTTAGATGGAGATTGGTGTTGGGATATGCACCCATTTCAAGTCACTGATGAAACGAAACAAATGGTAGTCGAGAATATTTGTTTCCTCCTAAATAACTTTATCAAATGTTCCGCCTACGAAAACATCGTGTTTTGCTGGGTAATGCATGAACAAAGTATTATTGACGATATTATTTCACGTCTTGATACGGCGAATTGCAAAACCCATTTGATTTCTTTGGTATGTGATAAACAAGCATTGTTCTCGCATTTGAAAAAGGATATTGATGCAGGTATTCGTACTGAAGATGTAATTCGTAGAAGTATGGACCGCATACCTTTATATGAAAATCTCAGCACACATAAAGTGGATGTATCAAAAATTAATGCTGAACAAGCAGCTAATATTATTATTCAAAGCTGCTGA
- a CDS encoding Pirin-like protein CC_0481, whose product MIKRKIIKQIRGQKAVDGAGVHLVRVLGNNDVKDFDPFLILDSFDSTNPSDYLAGFPMHPHRGIETITYLISGRIDHEDSLGNKGTIHSGEFQWMTAGSGILHQEMPKESGRMLGFQLWLNLPREEKMTTPAYCSLTRDLIPRINNGKAKIGILSGHFGKAVGITPAHTPATIYDIVLSSGEDITIPTKADETVFVFLIEGDAVINEQKISSKSAVLFGSGDNITVSAQPQSGLRFIFFSGKPLHEPIAWGGPIVMNTQEELMTAFRELQNNTFIKHS is encoded by the coding sequence TTGATTAAACGAAAAATCATCAAACAAATTCGTGGACAAAAAGCTGTAGATGGCGCTGGAGTCCATCTTGTTCGTGTGCTCGGTAATAATGATGTTAAAGATTTTGATCCGTTTCTAATATTGGATTCGTTTGATTCTACCAACCCATCCGACTATCTCGCCGGATTCCCCATGCACCCACATAGAGGGATTGAAACCATTACGTACCTGATTTCCGGCAGAATCGATCATGAGGATTCTCTGGGGAATAAAGGCACGATTCACTCAGGAGAGTTCCAATGGATGACAGCAGGCAGTGGCATTTTACATCAGGAAATGCCAAAAGAATCAGGCAGGATGCTTGGATTTCAGCTATGGCTGAATCTTCCTCGAGAAGAAAAGATGACAACACCTGCTTATTGTAGCCTTACAAGGGATCTGATTCCCAGAATCAACAATGGAAAAGCGAAAATCGGCATTCTTTCCGGCCATTTTGGGAAGGCAGTCGGGATCACTCCGGCACATACTCCTGCAACGATTTATGATATTGTGCTTTCAAGCGGTGAGGACATTACCATCCCAACAAAGGCGGATGAAACAGTTTTTGTTTTTCTCATCGAGGGAGATGCTGTTATAAATGAACAAAAAATATCGTCAAAATCGGCGGTTCTATTCGGAAGCGGAGATAATATTACCGTTTCGGCACAGCCACAATCTGGACTGCGGTTTATTTTCTTTTCGGGAAAACCACTTCATGAACCAATTGCGTGGGGCGGACCTATTGTAATGAACACTCAGGAAGAACTGATGACTGCATTCAGGGAGCTTCAAAATAATACCTTTATTAAGCACAGTTGA
- a CDS encoding Lactamase_B domain-containing protein yields MRLDKPAFSSETIRAMEDMSFFTHSLIFDDLLIVAQRETNCFVLKTNDGLIIIDAIWPSKKAFDSIVAAIKDVRWNPDTIKKLLLTHGHVDHTGCGKWFVKQYHVDTYLSKVDDIFWQEHPTKPDRPETWKDYAIDHYLQDGDTVTLGDKTIFVYSTPGHTPGCLSYIFPVTENGENHMAALWGGTTPPWTKAEVKQYLKSLDYFVGEAMNKHVDVALSNHTAIDNGLERIAYSRKRLAYMPNIYIIGPDGFQKYCQVFRTMSLERL; encoded by the coding sequence ATGAGACTAGATAAACCAGCATTTTCGAGCGAAACCATTAGAGCAATGGAGGATATGTCGTTTTTTACCCATTCGCTTATTTTTGATGACCTACTGATCGTTGCCCAAAGAGAAACAAACTGCTTCGTATTAAAGACAAATGATGGATTGATTATCATTGATGCTATTTGGCCGTCAAAAAAAGCTTTTGATTCTATCGTAGCTGCAATTAAAGATGTGAGATGGAATCCTGACACCATTAAAAAGCTGCTTCTAACGCATGGCCATGTTGACCATACAGGATGTGGTAAATGGTTTGTTAAACAATATCATGTGGACACATACCTCTCCAAAGTGGATGATATTTTCTGGCAGGAACATCCGACAAAGCCGGACAGACCTGAAACATGGAAAGATTACGCTATTGATCATTATCTGCAAGATGGAGATACCGTAACATTAGGTGACAAAACAATATTCGTCTACAGCACACCTGGCCATACTCCTGGCTGCCTGAGTTATATATTTCCCGTAACAGAAAATGGAGAAAATCACATGGCAGCCCTATGGGGAGGTACTACGCCGCCTTGGACAAAGGCCGAAGTGAAACAATACCTGAAATCATTGGATTACTTTGTTGGTGAGGCAATGAACAAACATGTGGATGTAGCGTTAAGCAATCACACGGCAATTGATAATGGTCTGGAACGTATTGCGTATTCCAGAAAAAGATTAGCCTATATGCCTAACATTTATATCATTGGACCGGATGGATTTCAAAAATACTGTCAAGTTTTTCGTACGATGAGTTTGGAAAGATTATAA
- the ygiD gene encoding 4,5-DOPA dioxygenase extradiol yields MSEKMPTIFIGHGSPMNAIENNSYTAMWTQIAKQMKRPEGILSISAHWFTHGTKITDAPRPKVIYDMYDFPEALYRVAYQPPGDMELAHETIKLISRQVTVDNTWGIDHGTWSVLCRMYPEADIPVYQMSVDADADAETQFKIGKEIKELRNRGVMILGSGNVVHNLSRVNWDMESGYPWAQEFDSYIKNGIIERNYKDVIDYKKAGSSAGMAFYTPDHFAPLLYVLGASQENDRLTVFNDSCTMGALSMTCYLFE; encoded by the coding sequence ATGTCTGAAAAAATGCCGACGATTTTTATAGGGCATGGGTCTCCAATGAACGCCATAGAAAACAATTCCTATACGGCTATGTGGACTCAGATCGCCAAACAGATGAAACGGCCCGAGGGAATCCTTTCCATTTCCGCACACTGGTTTACACATGGCACGAAGATAACCGATGCGCCAAGACCCAAAGTCATATACGATATGTACGATTTTCCAGAAGCCTTGTACCGCGTTGCTTATCAGCCACCGGGCGATATGGAACTGGCGCATGAAACAATCAAACTGATCAGCAGGCAGGTAACTGTGGATAACACATGGGGAATTGACCATGGTACTTGGTCTGTGCTCTGCCGTATGTATCCGGAAGCTGATATTCCAGTTTATCAGATGAGTGTCGATGCCGACGCCGATGCTGAAACTCAATTTAAAATCGGCAAAGAGATAAAGGAACTTCGCAATAGGGGTGTCATGATTTTAGGGAGCGGTAATGTTGTCCATAATCTTTCGCGGGTCAACTGGGATATGGAGAGCGGTTATCCGTGGGCACAGGAGTTTGATTCTTATATCAAGAACGGCATCATAGAAAGAAACTATAAAGACGTTATCGATTACAAAAAAGCAGGGAGTTCAGCAGGAATGGCATTTTATACGCCGGACCATTTTGCGCCGCTGCTCTATGTGTTAGGCGCGTCGCAGGAAAATGATCGATTGACGGTGTTTAACGATTCGTGCACGATGGGGGCGTTATCTATGACCTGTTACCTGTTTGAATAA
- the dfx gene encoding Desulfoferrodoxin — MSIVDFYRCERCGNIVALIKKGGGTLTCCDQAMTKLMANSTDAAKEKHVPVVSKENGKIHVVVGSTLHPMLPEHHIEWIALAADDKVELKYLKPGEEPKAEFDEVKSGTVYAYCNLHGLWKTEF; from the coding sequence ATGTCTATTGTTGATTTCTATCGTTGTGAAAGATGTGGAAATATCGTTGCTTTAATTAAAAAAGGCGGAGGAACGCTTACCTGCTGTGACCAGGCAATGACAAAACTTATGGCCAACTCAACCGATGCAGCAAAGGAGAAGCATGTTCCGGTCGTTTCAAAAGAAAACGGTAAAATTCATGTTGTCGTTGGCTCCACGCTGCATCCCATGCTGCCGGAGCATCACATTGAGTGGATTGCACTTGCTGCTGATGACAAAGTAGAGCTGAAATATTTAAAGCCGGGCGAAGAGCCAAAAGCAGAGTTTGATGAAGTGAAGTCGGGTACCGTCTATGCATACTGCAATTTGCATGGACTCTGGAAAACTGAGTTCTAA
- a CDS encoding protein of unknown function (Evidence 5 : Unknown function) gives MIAAGIGQAAKIPQYIISANAFCGSSRTFSSRGRSGQNCK, from the coding sequence TTGATTGCAGCCGGTATTGGTCAGGCGGCGAAAATTCCCCAGTATATCATCAGTGCAAATGCATTTTGTGGGTCTTCACGGACGTTCTCTTCCCGCGGCCGTAGCGGTCAAAATTGCAAATGA
- a CDS encoding conserved protein of unknown function (Evidence 4 : Unknown function but conserved in other organisms): MIISASRRTDIPTYYSKWFYNRIKEGFVLVRNPMNIHQIGKINLSPDVVDGIVFWSKNPAPMIDRLDELHDYTYYFQFTLNAYGKDVEPNVPSKNDVVIPSFQKLSKKIGKEKVIWRYDPILLNKKYTIKYHLKYFNLLASRLADYTEKCTVSFLDFYKKTEKNAQPLDIIQPTFEQKEELMQQFSKIAKKYGIYVDTCAEDIDLNKFGIHHASCIDKDRFERLGGYKLEIKKDKNQRAECGCVASIDIGAYNTCKNGCFYCYANYSSEIVRSNWLGHNPSSPLLFGKVDTENDIIKIRKVKSCKDCQLNFEDF, from the coding sequence ATGATAATTAGTGCCAGTAGACGAACAGACATCCCCACATATTACTCAAAATGGTTTTACAATCGTATAAAAGAGGGCTTTGTGCTTGTACGAAATCCCATGAATATTCATCAAATCGGAAAAATAAATCTTTCTCCTGATGTTGTAGACGGTATTGTTTTTTGGAGTAAGAACCCTGCACCCATGATTGATCGCTTAGATGAACTTCATGACTACACCTACTATTTTCAATTTACATTAAATGCTTATGGAAAAGACGTTGAACCCAACGTACCATCCAAAAATGATGTTGTAATTCCATCATTTCAGAAATTGTCAAAAAAAATAGGAAAAGAAAAAGTAATTTGGCGATATGACCCTATTTTACTCAATAAAAAATATACGATAAAATATCACCTGAAATATTTTAATTTGTTAGCATCAAGACTCGCTGATTACACTGAAAAATGTACCGTTAGTTTTTTGGATTTCTATAAAAAGACCGAAAAAAATGCGCAGCCATTAGATATCATTCAGCCTACTTTCGAACAAAAAGAAGAGTTAATGCAACAATTCTCGAAAATAGCCAAAAAATATGGTATTTATGTTGATACTTGCGCAGAAGATATTGATCTTAATAAATTTGGAATTCATCATGCAAGTTGCATTGACAAAGATAGATTTGAACGATTGGGTGGATACAAGTTAGAAATAAAAAAAGATAAAAATCAAAGAGCTGAATGTGGTTGTGTTGCAAGTATAGATATCGGAGCCTATAATACTTGTAAAAATGGGTGTTTCTATTGCTACGCCAATTATAGTTCTGAAATTGTAAGAAGTAATTGGTTGGGACATAATCCATCATCTCCACTTCTTTTTGGTAAAGTTGATACAGAAAATGATATTATAAAAATTCGCAAAGTGAAATCGTGTAAGGATTGCCAATTAAATTTTGAGGACTTTTAA